Proteins from a genomic interval of Youhaiella tibetensis:
- a CDS encoding aa3-type cytochrome c oxidase subunit IV, which produces MAKKPVTAGAPSDIPAMDYAEHERTYHGFVELLKLSILGLVILMVGLFFIIQGGQPLFGGVLIFAAIIAPPLVNILARRR; this is translated from the coding sequence ATGGCCAAGAAACCCGTCACTGCCGGCGCCCCGTCCGACATCCCCGCAATGGATTACGCTGAGCACGAGCGTACTTACCACGGCTTTGTCGAGCTGTTGAAGCTGTCGATCCTGGGTCTTGTGATCCTGATGGTGGGCCTGTTCTTCATCATCCAGGGCGGTCAGCCGCTTTTCGGTGGCGTTTTGATCTTCGCGGCAATCATCGCTCCGCCGCTGGTCAATATCCTGGCGCGCCGACGCTGA
- a CDS encoding ABC transporter ATP-binding protein, which yields MTELLRIDGLKKTFSIANGLFGRPLTLTALEDISFSVKKGETLGIVGESGSGKSTLGRCILQLLSPDQGKVLWLGQDLTKLPDEEMRRKRRDLQIIFQDPLASLNPRMTVGEIIGDPLRTLMPELDKAGRRAKVIKMMEAVGLLPEMINRYPHEFSGGQAQRIGIARALITEPKLIVCDEPVSALDVSIQAQILNLLTELKDEFGLTLVFISHNLSVVRHVSDRILVLYLGRIVELAGGDDIYTDPKHPYTRALLTAVPIPDPRLARERNIDALRGEIPSPINPPSGCTFRTRCRFAKPICAEVRPALEVLAGDRLVACHRWRDLDLEEPIPAV from the coding sequence ATGACCGAACTCCTGCGCATCGATGGTCTCAAGAAGACCTTTTCCATCGCCAATGGCCTGTTCGGCCGCCCGCTGACGCTTACTGCGCTCGAGGACATCTCGTTCTCGGTCAAGAAGGGCGAGACGCTGGGTATCGTGGGGGAAAGCGGCAGCGGCAAGTCGACGCTGGGCCGCTGCATCCTGCAACTGCTCTCGCCCGACCAGGGCAAGGTGCTTTGGCTGGGCCAGGATCTGACCAAGCTGCCGGACGAGGAAATGCGCCGCAAGCGGCGGGACCTCCAGATCATCTTCCAGGATCCGCTGGCCTCGCTCAATCCGCGTATGACCGTGGGCGAGATCATCGGCGACCCCCTGCGCACGCTGATGCCCGAGCTCGACAAGGCCGGGCGGCGGGCCAAGGTCATCAAGATGATGGAGGCCGTGGGCCTGCTCCCCGAGATGATCAACCGCTATCCGCACGAATTTTCGGGCGGCCAGGCGCAGCGCATCGGCATCGCCCGGGCGCTGATAACCGAGCCCAAGCTCATCGTGTGCGACGAGCCGGTATCGGCCCTCGACGTCTCGATCCAGGCGCAGATCCTCAACCTCCTCACCGAGCTCAAGGACGAGTTCGGGCTGACGCTGGTGTTCATCTCGCACAACCTTTCGGTGGTGCGGCACGTGTCGGACCGAATCCTGGTGCTTTACCTCGGTCGTATCGTGGAACTGGCGGGCGGGGACGACATCTATACCGACCCCAAGCATCCCTACACGCGGGCCCTGCTCACGGCGGTGCCGATTCCCGATCCGCGGCTGGCGCGCGAGCGCAATATCGACGCGCTGCGCGGGGAGATTCCTTCTCCGATCAACCCGCCCTCGGGTTGCACCTTCCGGACGCGCTGCCGTTTTGCCAAGCCGATCTGCGCCGAAGTGCGCCCAGCGCTCGAAGTGCTGGCGGGCGACCGACTGGTGGCCTGCCATCGCTGGCGCGACCTCGACCTCGAAGAGCCGATTCCCGCGGTCTAG
- a CDS encoding response regulator: MASPDLADLSVLVAESNMQMADLVSQMLRGLGVRKIQVATDAVAASSILRRGGIDVLMIDDALSGLNGTTFTRRLRRSDDENSRHVAVLMMSSQPSAASITLARDAGITEFLRRPFSAAQIGEKLGAIVSAPRPFIDTAGYAGPDRRRRKAGVGGDERRSL, translated from the coding sequence ATGGCCTCCCCCGATTTAGCCGACCTTTCCGTGCTCGTGGCCGAATCCAACATGCAGATGGCTGACCTGGTCAGCCAGATGCTGCGCGGATTGGGCGTGCGCAAGATCCAGGTCGCCACCGACGCCGTTGCCGCATCGAGCATCCTGCGCCGGGGCGGCATCGACGTGCTCATGATCGATGACGCCCTTTCGGGCCTCAACGGCACCACCTTCACCCGCCGCCTCCGGCGGAGCGACGACGAGAATAGCCGCCATGTGGCGGTCTTGATGATGTCGTCCCAGCCCAGCGCCGCTTCCATCACCCTGGCGCGCGACGCGGGCATCACAGAGTTCCTGCGCCGCCCGTTCTCGGCGGCCCAGATCGGAGAAAAGCTCGGCGCGATCGTTTCGGCGCCGCGCCCTTTCATCGACACCGCAGGCTACGCCGGCCCCGATCGCCGCCGCCGGAAGGCCGGCGTCGGTGGGGACGAACGCCGGAGCCTCTGA
- a CDS encoding sigma-54-dependent transcriptional regulator: MTRVLIVDDDPVQLRLTSEVAKRAGFTPLTATGGKEALALLREDSGIGAMVLDLVMPDLDGMAVMEAMKRDGLTTPVIVQTASSSLETVVTAMRQGAADFFVKPVAPERLIISLRNALKLDALETLVRTERSRRAGTFSVSDIVTRSPAMDRVIGLIRKAAKSTIPVLIEGETGTGKELVARAIQGMSDRAGKPFVTVNCGAIPPNLVESTLFGHRKGAFTGATADHEGKFAEAHGGTLFLDEVGELPLDTQVRLLRAIQHGEIEPVGASKAEKVNVRVISATNRRLLNLAKTGAFREDLFYRLNVFPIYVPPLRERPEDVQALVAHFIARLAAEAGRRVVGISPPALDLLQRYDWPGNIRQLENAVYRAIVLSDGAYLETPDFPQIVAQTAGREQAARAAIASPVPPAPIHIDQAPAPRPAEPPVGAAADRFLGEDGEVAAMADVERALIVFALQHYSGRMSRVARALGIGRSTLYRKLKDYGLEGEAESDAA; encoded by the coding sequence ATGACGCGCGTTCTGATAGTTGATGACGATCCGGTGCAGTTGCGCCTAACGTCCGAAGTGGCCAAGCGGGCCGGTTTCACCCCCCTCACCGCCACCGGCGGCAAGGAGGCGCTGGCGCTGCTGCGCGAAGATTCCGGTATCGGGGCGATGGTGCTGGACCTGGTCATGCCCGATCTCGACGGCATGGCGGTGATGGAAGCCATGAAGCGAGACGGCCTGACGACGCCAGTGATCGTGCAGACCGCCAGCTCCTCGCTCGAAACCGTGGTAACCGCCATGCGCCAGGGCGCGGCGGATTTCTTCGTCAAACCTGTGGCCCCCGAGCGCCTCATCATCTCGCTGCGCAATGCCCTGAAGCTCGATGCGCTCGAAACCCTGGTGCGCACCGAGCGCTCGAGGCGCGCCGGCACCTTCTCGGTCTCCGATATCGTCACCCGCAGTCCCGCCATGGACCGGGTGATCGGGCTCATCCGCAAGGCCGCCAAGAGCACCATTCCCGTGCTGATCGAGGGCGAGACAGGAACCGGCAAGGAACTGGTGGCGCGCGCCATCCAGGGCATGAGCGACCGCGCCGGCAAACCTTTCGTCACCGTCAATTGCGGGGCGATCCCGCCCAACCTCGTCGAATCCACCCTTTTCGGCCACCGCAAGGGCGCCTTCACCGGCGCCACCGCCGACCACGAGGGCAAGTTCGCCGAAGCCCATGGCGGCACCCTGTTTCTCGATGAAGTGGGCGAATTGCCGCTCGATACGCAGGTGAGGCTCCTGCGCGCCATCCAGCACGGGGAGATCGAGCCCGTCGGCGCGAGCAAGGCCGAGAAGGTCAATGTGCGCGTGATCTCCGCGACCAACCGGCGCCTGCTGAACCTGGCCAAGACCGGCGCCTTCCGCGAAGACCTCTTCTACCGGCTCAACGTCTTCCCGATCTACGTGCCGCCCCTGCGCGAGCGGCCCGAGGATGTCCAGGCGCTGGTTGCCCATTTCATCGCGCGGCTTGCCGCCGAAGCCGGGCGGCGCGTGGTGGGCATCAGTCCGCCGGCGCTCGACCTGCTGCAGCGCTATGACTGGCCGGGCAATATCCGCCAGCTCGAAAACGCGGTCTACCGCGCCATCGTGCTCTCGGACGGTGCCTACCTCGAAACCCCCGATTTTCCGCAGATCGTGGCACAGACGGCCGGGCGCGAACAGGCGGCACGCGCCGCCATCGCCTCCCCGGTACCACCCGCCCCCATTCATATCGACCAGGCCCCCGCTCCGCGCCCGGCCGAACCGCCGGTCGGCGCCGCTGCCGACCGTTTCCTGGGCGAGGACGGCGAAGTTGCCGCCATGGCCGACGTCGAGCGCGCCCTCATCGTCTTCGCCCTCCAGCATTATTCCGGCCGCATGTCGCGCGTGGCCCGAGCCCTCGGCATCGGCCGGTCGACGCTTTATCGTAAGCTCAAGGACTATGGGTTGGAGGGAGAGGCCGAGAGCGACGCGGCCTAA
- a CDS encoding ABC transporter ATP-binding protein has product MTEVLKVQDLSVKFALHESEVTAVSDLNFTLHQGETLAVVGESGSGKSQAFLSIMGLLAKNGRASGKAMLGDVNLVGLSPDQLDVYRGRDIAMIFQDPMTSLNPSLKIKTQLAEVLVKHQGYDKGKAVRAAIEMLERVGIPEPAKRAEAYPHALSGGMRQRVMIAMALLCKPKILIADEPTTALDVTVQAQMLELFSNLTSEFGTALVLITHDLGVVAGVADKVMVMYGGRCIEKGDTETLFYDPRHPYTFGLLASTPHIERRTHKLSPIEGLPPSLEHLPKGCAFNPRCSFRFAECLERRPPLVADEGGRERACFYQGPLRVSEHVA; this is encoded by the coding sequence ATGACAGAGGTACTCAAGGTCCAAGACCTCTCGGTCAAGTTCGCCCTCCACGAGAGCGAAGTGACCGCCGTTTCCGATCTCAACTTCACCCTCCACCAGGGCGAGACTCTCGCCGTGGTGGGCGAAAGCGGATCGGGCAAGAGCCAGGCGTTCCTCTCGATCATGGGACTGCTGGCCAAGAATGGCCGCGCCAGCGGCAAGGCCATGCTCGGGGACGTCAACTTGGTCGGGCTCTCCCCAGACCAGCTCGACGTCTATCGCGGGCGTGACATCGCCATGATCTTCCAAGATCCGATGACCTCGCTCAATCCGAGCCTCAAGATCAAGACGCAGCTCGCCGAGGTGCTGGTCAAGCATCAGGGGTACGACAAGGGCAAGGCGGTGCGAGCCGCCATCGAAATGCTTGAACGTGTCGGCATTCCCGAACCGGCCAAGCGGGCCGAGGCCTACCCACACGCGCTTTCGGGCGGCATGCGTCAGCGCGTCATGATCGCCATGGCGCTCCTGTGCAAGCCCAAGATCCTGATCGCGGACGAGCCGACGACGGCGCTCGACGTCACCGTCCAGGCCCAGATGCTCGAGCTCTTCAGCAACCTCACCAGCGAGTTCGGCACCGCCCTCGTCCTCATCACGCACGATCTGGGCGTGGTGGCGGGCGTGGCTGACAAGGTGATGGTGATGTATGGCGGGCGCTGCATCGAGAAGGGCGATACCGAAACGTTGTTCTACGATCCGCGCCATCCCTACACGTTCGGCCTCCTCGCCTCGACGCCGCACATCGAGCGCCGTACGCACAAGCTCAGCCCCATCGAGGGGCTGCCGCCGAGCCTGGAGCATCTGCCCAAGGGCTGTGCCTTCAATCCGCGCTGCTCGTTCCGCTTCGCCGAATGCCTCGAACGCCGGCCGCCTCTGGTGGCCGATGAGGGCGGGCGCGAGCGCGCCTGCTTCTACCAGGGGCCACTACGGGTATCGGAGCACGTCGCATGA
- the ykgO gene encoding type B 50S ribosomal protein L36, whose amino-acid sequence MKVANSLKALMGRHRANKLVRRRGRVYIINKVDKRYKARQG is encoded by the coding sequence ATGAAAGTCGCCAATTCGCTCAAGGCGCTGATGGGTCGCCACCGCGCCAACAAGCTCGTCCGCCGCCGCGGCCGTGTCTACATCATCAACAAGGTCGACAAGCGCTACAAGGCCCGCCAGGGCTAA
- a CDS encoding SRPBCC family protein produces the protein MLKSRTITVSIDRPVADVYAYLSEPANMPSWTPALGPTFKPVGERAWTAAAPLDPRGPLTIRFCPRNEFGVLDYEVSRPGEEPLLVPLRVFANQSGCDLQFTYFQRPGVSDQQLESEVEWVHTDLLTLKALLEAWSEKR, from the coding sequence ATGCTCAAAAGCAGGACGATTACGGTATCGATCGACCGGCCGGTGGCGGATGTGTATGCCTATCTCAGTGAGCCGGCGAACATGCCCAGCTGGACCCCGGCCCTCGGGCCGACCTTCAAGCCGGTGGGCGAGCGCGCGTGGACTGCGGCAGCGCCGCTTGATCCGCGCGGGCCGCTGACCATCCGCTTCTGCCCGCGCAACGAGTTCGGTGTCCTCGACTACGAGGTGAGCCGTCCGGGCGAAGAGCCGCTGCTGGTGCCGCTGCGCGTCTTCGCCAACCAGTCCGGATGCGACCTGCAGTTCACCTATTTCCAGCGACCCGGAGTGAGCGACCAGCAACTCGAATCCGAAGTCGAATGGGTGCACACGGACCTCCTTACCCTCAAGGCGCTGCTCGAGGCTTGGAGCGAAAAGCGCTAG
- a CDS encoding M3 family oligoendopeptidase, with translation MTDLPRATEATSQKGHNQLGAMPEWDLTDLYPGRESQELKSDLDKARREAEAFEAAYKGKLDELARNGGLVEAVKRSEALADLSGRIGSFAFLQYAQNTQDPDRAKFLGDMNEALTTLSTRVLFFELELNRIEDGVLEAAFAKDANLAHYRPWFAELRKAKPYQLEDRVEEVFHDKSVTAFSAWNRLFDETMASLKFEVDGETLGLEATLHLLSEKDEKKREAAFNALSRTLHQNERLFTHITNVLAKDKEISDRWRGYQDIADSRHLANSVEREVVDALEKAVREAYPRLSHRYYKMKARWFGKDKLNSWDRNAPLPNADDRIFDWETAKTTVLEAYGKFSPKLVEVAQPFFESGWIDAPVKDGKAPGAFAHPTVPSAHPYLMLNYLGRARDVMTLAHELGHGVHQRLAAPQGALMAPTPLTLAETASVFGEMLTFRSLLDATTDPRHRFALLSSKVEDMLNTVVRQIAFYTFERKVHTARRQGELRTDEINEMWLEVSRESLGDGILLNEGYDIFWAYIPHFIHSPFYVYAYAFGDCLVNSLYAQYEKSSEGFAERYFELLKAGGSKHHSELLAPFGLDAKDPKFWSLGLSMIERLIDELEATDPN, from the coding sequence ATGACCGATCTGCCGCGCGCCACCGAAGCCACGAGCCAGAAGGGTCACAACCAGCTCGGCGCGATGCCCGAATGGGACCTCACCGATCTCTATCCGGGGCGCGAGTCCCAGGAGCTCAAGTCCGACCTCGACAAGGCCCGCCGCGAGGCCGAAGCCTTCGAGGCCGCCTACAAGGGCAAGCTCGACGAGCTCGCGCGCAATGGTGGCCTGGTCGAAGCGGTCAAGCGCAGCGAGGCGCTGGCCGACCTTTCGGGCCGCATCGGCTCGTTCGCGTTCCTGCAATATGCGCAGAACACCCAGGACCCCGATCGCGCCAAGTTCCTGGGCGACATGAACGAGGCCCTCACTACGCTCTCGACGCGCGTGCTGTTCTTCGAACTCGAGCTCAACCGGATCGAGGATGGTGTGCTCGAGGCCGCGTTCGCCAAGGATGCGAACCTGGCCCATTACCGCCCGTGGTTCGCCGAACTGCGCAAGGCCAAGCCCTACCAGCTCGAGGACCGGGTCGAGGAAGTGTTCCACGACAAGTCGGTCACTGCGTTCTCGGCGTGGAACCGCCTGTTCGACGAGACGATGGCCAGCCTCAAGTTCGAGGTCGACGGCGAGACGCTGGGGCTGGAAGCCACGCTGCACCTGCTTTCCGAGAAGGACGAGAAGAAGCGCGAGGCGGCCTTTAACGCGCTTTCCAGGACCCTTCACCAGAACGAGCGGCTCTTCACCCACATCACCAACGTGCTGGCCAAGGACAAGGAAATCTCGGACCGCTGGCGCGGCTACCAGGACATCGCCGATAGCCGGCACCTGGCCAATTCGGTGGAGCGCGAAGTGGTCGACGCGCTCGAAAAGGCGGTGCGCGAGGCCTATCCGCGGCTGTCGCACCGCTACTACAAGATGAAGGCCCGCTGGTTCGGCAAGGACAAGCTCAATTCCTGGGACCGCAACGCGCCGCTCCCCAATGCCGATGACCGCATCTTCGATTGGGAGACGGCCAAGACCACCGTGTTGGAAGCCTATGGGAAGTTCTCGCCCAAGCTGGTCGAGGTAGCCCAGCCGTTCTTCGAGAGCGGTTGGATCGATGCGCCGGTCAAGGACGGCAAGGCGCCCGGTGCCTTCGCGCATCCGACCGTGCCCAGCGCCCACCCCTATCTCATGCTCAACTATCTCGGACGCGCCCGGGACGTGATGACGCTGGCCCACGAACTCGGGCACGGCGTGCACCAGCGGCTGGCGGCTCCGCAGGGGGCGCTGATGGCACCGACCCCGCTCACGCTCGCTGAAACCGCCTCGGTTTTCGGCGAGATGCTCACCTTCCGCTCGCTGCTCGATGCGACCACCGATCCGCGCCACCGGTTCGCGCTGCTCTCCTCCAAGGTGGAGGACATGCTCAACACCGTGGTGCGGCAAATTGCCTTTTACACCTTCGAGCGCAAGGTCCACACCGCCCGGCGACAGGGCGAGCTAAGGACCGATGAAATCAATGAAATGTGGCTCGAAGTCAGCCGCGAGAGCCTTGGGGACGGCATCCTTCTCAATGAAGGATACGACATCTTCTGGGCCTATATCCCCCATTTCATCCACTCCCCCTTCTACGTCTATGCCTATGCATTCGGGGACTGCCTTGTGAACTCGCTCTACGCACAGTATGAGAAGTCCAGCGAGGGGTTTGCCGAGCGCTATTTCGAGCTGCTCAAGGCTGGGGGCTCCAAGCATCATTCCGAACTGCTCGCGCCGTTCGGCCTGGATGCCAAGGATCCCAAGTTTTGGTCGCTGGGGCTTTCGATGATCGAAAGGCTCATCGACGAGCTCGAGGCGACGGACCCCAACTAA